From the Halomonas sp. MCCC 1A13316 genome, the window CCGGACGCCAGCACGTTGTCCACTTCCTCGCCCAGGCGCGCAAAGTCGGCGGAGAGAATGGAGGGGGCAATCAGAAAGTCGCGGTTCGCGTCGCTCATCGAAAATCTCAGCCATCGCACGAAAAGAGGCGTCATGTTACCAGACTGTCCTTATGACGGGGCAGTCGGCGCGTCCAGCTCATCAGGATTTCATTCTCTCCGCTGAGGGGTTCGCGCCGCTCTTCGACGACGCGAAAGCCCAGCCGGCGATAGAAGGAGACGGCGCGCACGTTGCGCGAGTAGACGCACAGGGTAATGCGCTCCCGCTGCCCCATGGCATGCGCCATCAGGTGGGTGCCATGACCGAAGCTCTGCACCTCGGGGTCGATGAACAGCGCCTCCAGATGCTCGCCGTTGAGCGCAGCAAAACCGATAGGTCGACCGGCCGCCTCGAGAATGTAGGTTTCCGCCCCGGGCAGGTAGGTGCTTGCCATAGCGTCGGCACGCTCGTGCCAGAAGCTCGCGGGTATGAAATCGTGGGCAAGCAGAGAGGCACGCAACCAGATGTCGACGAGCTGCGGTATATCCTCGGCAATGGCGGGGCGTATCATCAGGCGTCTCCCTAGCGCGAGAGGCGTAAAGCTTTAAAAACACAGTGTAACCGGTTCATTCCGTCATGGCGCTACGCTGTTGCCATCAAGCGCCTGGCGATATACTGCACCTGTGCCGTTATCTCCGGGCCATGTCCTTGGCCTCGTACGACCACTTCCGGGAGGGAGAATGAACCGACGTCATGCCCTGGGTGCCGCAGCCGTCCTGCTGGCAATTGTTTTGCTGGCCGGCTGCGCCAGCCCTCATTACTTGCAGCTGAATCCTCAGCGCAGCGTTCCGGTACCGCAGGCCGGCAGCGGCCAGGCCGTAACGGTGGCCGCCGTGGACGAGCGAGAGGACGACGTAGTCGGTACCCGCAGCGGCAGCGCCATGTCGACCGCGGTGATCACCGTCAGCGCCCACGAACTGGTGCCGAACCTGCAGCGCGAAGCCGAGCGTGCCGTGCGCGACATGGGATTCTCACCGACCACCCAACCCGGTAGCGGGCAGCCCAGCCTGACGTTGACGCTTAAGCATCTTGGCTACGAACGTGGCGACAGCCAGCCGGTCATCGACGAAGCCCGCCTGGAAGCCGTACTCGAGGTCAAGGTGACCAACCAGGGCACCACCTATACCGGCACCTACACCTCGCGACGCACTCAGAGCTATGCCCTGCGCCCGAGCCGCGACGCCAACCGACGCATGCTCAATGACCTGATCGCCGCTGCTCTGGACCGCGCCTTCAGCGATCCGGAACTGGCCCGACTGCTGGCACGCTGAGCCGTACGGACAGGCAGGAGCACTAGACAAATAGCCACTGCGACTCGCTCGCGCAGGCATTTGTCCAGTGTTCCCTAGGTCACTGGGCCACGCCGAACCAATGCCCAGACGCTTTCGCGAAAGCCACTTTCCGCTTCGGGCTCGCCATCCTCCAAGTGCGTGACCTGGAAATTGGGTTCGAAGAGCTCGCGAACTTCCTCGGCCGGAACGTGAAAGGGTGGCCCGGCCGCTTCGTCCCCAGGCGCCCGCGACAGCGAGATCAACAGACCGCGTGAGCCGGGGAGAATCAACTGCGCGAGGTGGAAGGCGTAGCGTTGGCGTGTGGCGGGCGGCAGCGCGATCAGCGCCGCGCGATCGTAAAAGGCCCCGATCTCGGCTGCCTGATCGATATGAAAATGGAAGAAATCACCGCACCACAGCTCTACGCTGCCCTGCCGACAGATCGCGAACGGCCCTTGCTGGTAGCGCGAGACGTCACCCGTTCCCTCGGCGACGAATTGCTCGATGGCCTCCTCAGCAAACTCGATGCCAAGCACCGGGTGGTCATGCCGGGCCAGCCAATGCATATCGATGCTCTTGCCGCATAGCGGGACCAACACCTTGGTGCCGGGACGTACACCGAGCAGGGGCCAGTGGCGTAACAATGCCGGGTGAGTATCAGAGCGATGGAAACCGATACGCCCCTCGCGCCAGCGATCGAGCCATTCTCGTGCCATGTCACCCTCTCTCTTAGAACCAGCGGTCGCTCTTGCGCCGCCTGCGCGGCAGGTGTGGAACGATCAGCCCCACCAGCAGGCCGGCACCGGCCACGCCACCGCCATACATGAAGTAGCGCATCAGCAGGTCCTCCTCCTGGGTGTCCAGGCGCGCCTGCAATTGCCGAATGGTCTGACGCGAGCTGTCCGCCTCGCTGGCGAGCTGGTGGCTGCTTGCTTCGAGCTCGGCAATGCGTCGCTCACGTGTCTCGAGTGTCTCGGTCATGGCCGAGACACGCCCTTCCCAAGTCTCGTTGATACTGCCGAGCTCCGCCTCGAGCTGTGCGACTTGCTCCTCGAGCTGCGGCAACTGCTCACTCGCACTCGGCGCTTCTTGCAGTTCGCTGCTCAGTATCCAGACCCGGTCGCCTGTGTCACTCTCGACCCGGCTATAGTCGCCACTGGTCTCGAGCAGGGTGACCGGCTCACCTGCCGTCAGGGTACCCACGATGCGATAGCCGTCAGTGGGCCCACTGCGCACATAGGTCGTCAGCTCATCGGAAACCCAGTGGGTGGCATCACCCGACTGCTGGGCGTGTAGCGGCGAGGCCATGAGGCCCAGCGCCACGCCCGCAAGCAAAAACTCGAATCGATGCTTCATGCCGTCGTCCTGGCTTATGTCGTTCAGCGGCCTATCCACAGAAACTGTGGATAAGCCCCGGGAAAACCGCTGAAAAGGCTGCGTCATGGCGCCCCAGCACGGGCTCGGTCCAAGCTGATCGTTTCCTGAGCAGCCTGTCGCCACATCCCGTATGCGCCGAAACCCGTCAGGGTTCGCGCCTGGGGGGCGGCATCGGACCACGGGGAAATTCGGCCACGCGCCCTTCGCTCTTGACTGCCCTTGCCGGCCCCTCGCGCTCCACCTCGTCGATACGCACGATAGCGTTCAACGGCAGATAGCTGCGTTTGACACCGTCGAAGGTGTGTCGCAGACGGTC encodes:
- a CDS encoding TIGR04211 family SH3 domain-containing protein; this translates as MKHRFEFLLAGVALGLMASPLHAQQSGDATHWVSDELTTYVRSGPTDGYRIVGTLTAGEPVTLLETSGDYSRVESDTGDRVWILSSELQEAPSASEQLPQLEEQVAQLEAELGSINETWEGRVSAMTETLETRERRIAELEASSHQLASEADSSRQTIRQLQARLDTQEEDLLMRYFMYGGGVAGAGLLVGLIVPHLPRRRRKSDRWF
- a CDS encoding GNAT family N-acetyltransferase translates to MIRPAIAEDIPQLVDIWLRASLLAHDFIPASFWHERADAMASTYLPGAETYILEAAGRPIGFAALNGEHLEALFIDPEVQSFGHGTHLMAHAMGQRERITLCVYSRNVRAVSFYRRLGFRVVEERREPLSGENEILMSWTRRLPRHKDSLVT
- a CDS encoding thiopurine S-methyltransferase, translated to MAREWLDRWREGRIGFHRSDTHPALLRHWPLLGVRPGTKVLVPLCGKSIDMHWLARHDHPVLGIEFAEEAIEQFVAEGTGDVSRYQQGPFAICRQGSVELWCGDFFHFHIDQAAEIGAFYDRAALIALPPATRQRYAFHLAQLILPGSRGLLISLSRAPGDEAAGPPFHVPAEEVRELFEPNFQVTHLEDGEPEAESGFRESVWALVRRGPVT
- a CDS encoding YajG family lipoprotein gives rise to the protein MNRRHALGAAAVLLAIVLLAGCASPHYLQLNPQRSVPVPQAGSGQAVTVAAVDEREDDVVGTRSGSAMSTAVITVSAHELVPNLQREAERAVRDMGFSPTTQPGSGQPSLTLTLKHLGYERGDSQPVIDEARLEAVLEVKVTNQGTTYTGTYTSRRTQSYALRPSRDANRRMLNDLIAAALDRAFSDPELARLLAR
- a CDS encoding DUF1820 family protein; its protein translation is MAAKPIYRVVFHQQGEIWELYAREIFQSDLWGFIEVEEFVFEDGSKLVVDPSADRLRHTFDGVKRSYLPLNAIVRIDEVEREGPARAVKSEGRVAEFPRGPMPPPRREP